Proteins found in one Hevea brasiliensis isolate MT/VB/25A 57/8 chromosome 18, ASM3005281v1, whole genome shotgun sequence genomic segment:
- the LOC110673114 gene encoding protein ACCUMULATION AND REPLICATION OF CHLOROPLASTS 3, chloroplastic isoform X1 — MTQAAMPTVMELPLFTTFQSVSRVSLCPFSSNCAFYGRFICRVKLSKRLGSSNSKRSLRISMSSVEKDGDYNGVSFLGNSQFVEVIGIGSRMDAVLDFCLDSPFQLSSLLRFWNIKVKDPLNVQLQERIPGKDLNPRVLEASQFLRSCSTAIILVASAGYGLDHVTAIDLLKTVRCRNGFAVSIFLRPFSFEGQRRQDEVKNLAGKLQDHTNFCIDIDTDTLLNKDLVTLDEALKSANSAVLLAINAISVLISETHQKLIGILHNSVKELKVSEVMKILESHKEAKIGFGAGNSIESSIIQALYDCPFMGAGIENLNGIIICIVASSGFIENEDVHTSLLTFRQTAAYMGKIIISTTHEPNLDHDMIVTTVVAVGCSEEQTPQRGSLLSRLAWHFPFVFKLLGRHGQQPDDIEGINGIDEHSEEHEMLPNSKCNDIYSSRSYGSEAKENEIGLLDGRSNSSDFYDQLAEETPALHREPPVSWNLGPGYQIAQEWARERTGATSVLDTLSIFRLPVGVRHPEESKEGLNISYAAELPELKTEGDDKEQKHVNSGISSWGALTDAGFVLVRDFYNNASTMLKGRNADVPKKQGVLSVRAASMLEAERDSPKKWSPVMEMQYRGGVYRGRCQGGLPEGKGRLILGGGSIYDGMWRYGKRSGLGAFYFSNGDVFQGSWRDDVMHGKGWFYFHTGDRWFANFWKGKANGESRFYSKSGEVFFGQFQDGWRHGHFLCIDVDGARCVETWDEGVLVSRKHLNYDSDAG; from the exons ATGACTCAAGCAGCGATGCCCACTGTAATGGAGCTTCCTCTATTCACGACCTTTCAATCTGTTTCTCGTGTATCTCTGTGTCCTTTCTCTTCAAATTGCGCCTTCTATGGCCGCTTTATTTGCCGCGTGAAGTTGAGTAAGAGATTGGGTTCTAGTAACTCTAAGCGCTCTCTTCGAATATCCATGAGTTCTGTAGAGAAGGATGGAGATTATAATGGTGTGAGTTTCTTGGGGAATTCTCAGTTCGTTGAAGTGATTGGCATTGGTAGCAGGATGGATGCTGTTCTCGATTTCTGCTTGGATTCGCCTTTCCAGTTATCGTCGTTGCTGAGATTCTG GAATATTAAAGTCAAAGATCCTCTGAATGTGCAATTACAAGAAAGAATTCCTGGAAAAG ATCTTAATCCGAGGGTTTTGGAAGCTTCCCAGTTTCTGCGATCTTGTTCAACAGCTATTATCCTT GTGGCTAGTGCTGGATATGGCTTGGATCATGTTACAGCAATCGATTTACTTAAAACAGTAAGATGTAGAAATGGATTTGCAGTTTCTATTTTCCTGAGGCCTTTCAGCTTTGAAGGACAAAGGCGCCAGGATGAG GTGAAAAATTTGGCAGGAAAGCTTCAAGATCATACAAATTTTTGCATTG ATATTGACACTGACACATTACTAAACAAGGATTTGGTCACTCTAGATGAGGCTTTGAAGTCTGCAAATAGTGCTGTTCTGTTGGCCATAAATGCCATCTCGGTTCTCATCTCA GAGACACACCAGAAGTTAATTGGTATACTACATAATAGCGTGAAAGAACTCAAAGTTTCAGAGGTTATGAAA ATTCTGGAAAGCCACAAAGAAGCAAAAATTGGATTTGGAGCTGGTAACAGCATTGAAAGTTCAATTATACAAGCTTTATATGACTGTCCTTTCATGGGTGCTGGTATTGAG AACTTAAATGGCATCATTATTTGCATCGTTGCAAGTTCAGGTTTCATTGAAAATGAAGATGTACATACCTCTTTGCTTACTTTTCGTCAAACTGCAGCATACATGGGGAAAATCATTATTTCTACAACTCATGAACCTAATCTGGATCATGACATGATAGTAACTACAGTTGTTGCTGTGGG CTGCAGTGAAGAGCAGACTCCACAGAGAGGTAGCTTGTTATCCAGACTGGCCTGGCATTTCCCTTTTGTTTTTAAACTTTTAGGGAGACACGGTCAACAACCTGATGATATTGAAGGAATCAATGGTATTGATGAACACTCTGAGGAACATGAGATGCTACCAAACAGCAAATGCAATGACATCTACAGTTCAAG GAGTTATGGTAGTGAAGCTAAAGAAAACGAGATTGGTTTATTAGATGGCAGGAGCAACTCTTCTGATTTTTATGACCAACTTGCTGAAG AAACTCCTGCCCTCCACAGGGAGCCACCTGTTAGTTGGAACTTGGGACCAGGATATCAGATTGCACAAGAGTGGGCCAGAGAAAGGACTGGAGCTACTTCTGTGCTTGATACCCTGAGCATCTTCCGCCTTCCAGTTGGTGTAAGGCATCCAGAAGAATCTAAAGAGGGTCTGAATATCTCATATGCTGCAGAACTCCCAGAGCTAAAAACTGAGGGTGATGACAAAGAACAAAAGCATGTTAATTCCGGAATCTCTTCTTGGGGGGCATTGACTGATGCTGGTTTTGTTTTAGTAAGAGATTTTTATAATAATGCATCTACAATGTTAAAGGGTAGAAATGCTGATGTACCAAAAAAACAAGGAGTTCTTTCTGTTCGTGCTGCATCTATGCTG GAAGCTGAGCGAGATTCCCCAAAAAAGTGGAGTCCTGTTATGGAGATGCAGTACAGAGGGGGGGTGTATAGAGGGCGATGCCAAGGAGGTCTTCCTGAAGGGAAG GGCCGTCTTATCCTTGGAGGTGGAAGCATATATGATGGTATGTGGCGTTATGGCAAGAGATCAGGTTTAGGTGCATTCTACTTTAGCAACGGAGATGTGTTTCAGGGGTCATGGAGGGATGATGTGATGCATGGCaag GGTTGGTTTTATTTCCACACTGGAGACCGATGGTTTGCAAACTTTTGGAAGGGAAAGGCCAATGGTGAAAGCCGTTTCTATTCAAAGTCTGGTGAAGTCTTTTTTGGTCAATTCCAAGATGGATGGCGACATGGCCACTTTCTTTGCATTGATGTTGATGGAGCAAG
- the LOC110673114 gene encoding protein ACCUMULATION AND REPLICATION OF CHLOROPLASTS 3, chloroplastic isoform X2: protein MCNYKKEFLEKILIRGFWKLPSFCDLVQQLLSLFVASAGYGLDHVTAIDLLKTVRCRNGFAVSIFLRPFSFEGQRRQDEVKNLAGKLQDHTNFCIDIDTDTLLNKDLVTLDEALKSANSAVLLAINAISVLISETHQKLIGILHNSVKELKVSEVMKILESHKEAKIGFGAGNSIESSIIQALYDCPFMGAGIENLNGIIICIVASSGFIENEDVHTSLLTFRQTAAYMGKIIISTTHEPNLDHDMIVTTVVAVGCSEEQTPQRGSLLSRLAWHFPFVFKLLGRHGQQPDDIEGINGIDEHSEEHEMLPNSKCNDIYSSRSYGSEAKENEIGLLDGRSNSSDFYDQLAEETPALHREPPVSWNLGPGYQIAQEWARERTGATSVLDTLSIFRLPVGVRHPEESKEGLNISYAAELPELKTEGDDKEQKHVNSGISSWGALTDAGFVLVRDFYNNASTMLKGRNADVPKKQGVLSVRAASMLEAERDSPKKWSPVMEMQYRGGVYRGRCQGGLPEGKGRLILGGGSIYDGMWRYGKRSGLGAFYFSNGDVFQGSWRDDVMHGKGWFYFHTGDRWFANFWKGKANGESRFYSKSGEVFFGQFQDGWRHGHFLCIDVDGARCVETWDEGVLVSRKHLNYDSDAG, encoded by the exons ATGTGCAATTACAAGAAAGAATTCCTGGAAAAG ATCTTAATCCGAGGGTTTTGGAAGCTTCCCAGTTTCTGCGATCTTGTTCAACAGCTATTATCCTTGTTT GTGGCTAGTGCTGGATATGGCTTGGATCATGTTACAGCAATCGATTTACTTAAAACAGTAAGATGTAGAAATGGATTTGCAGTTTCTATTTTCCTGAGGCCTTTCAGCTTTGAAGGACAAAGGCGCCAGGATGAG GTGAAAAATTTGGCAGGAAAGCTTCAAGATCATACAAATTTTTGCATTG ATATTGACACTGACACATTACTAAACAAGGATTTGGTCACTCTAGATGAGGCTTTGAAGTCTGCAAATAGTGCTGTTCTGTTGGCCATAAATGCCATCTCGGTTCTCATCTCA GAGACACACCAGAAGTTAATTGGTATACTACATAATAGCGTGAAAGAACTCAAAGTTTCAGAGGTTATGAAA ATTCTGGAAAGCCACAAAGAAGCAAAAATTGGATTTGGAGCTGGTAACAGCATTGAAAGTTCAATTATACAAGCTTTATATGACTGTCCTTTCATGGGTGCTGGTATTGAG AACTTAAATGGCATCATTATTTGCATCGTTGCAAGTTCAGGTTTCATTGAAAATGAAGATGTACATACCTCTTTGCTTACTTTTCGTCAAACTGCAGCATACATGGGGAAAATCATTATTTCTACAACTCATGAACCTAATCTGGATCATGACATGATAGTAACTACAGTTGTTGCTGTGGG CTGCAGTGAAGAGCAGACTCCACAGAGAGGTAGCTTGTTATCCAGACTGGCCTGGCATTTCCCTTTTGTTTTTAAACTTTTAGGGAGACACGGTCAACAACCTGATGATATTGAAGGAATCAATGGTATTGATGAACACTCTGAGGAACATGAGATGCTACCAAACAGCAAATGCAATGACATCTACAGTTCAAG GAGTTATGGTAGTGAAGCTAAAGAAAACGAGATTGGTTTATTAGATGGCAGGAGCAACTCTTCTGATTTTTATGACCAACTTGCTGAAG AAACTCCTGCCCTCCACAGGGAGCCACCTGTTAGTTGGAACTTGGGACCAGGATATCAGATTGCACAAGAGTGGGCCAGAGAAAGGACTGGAGCTACTTCTGTGCTTGATACCCTGAGCATCTTCCGCCTTCCAGTTGGTGTAAGGCATCCAGAAGAATCTAAAGAGGGTCTGAATATCTCATATGCTGCAGAACTCCCAGAGCTAAAAACTGAGGGTGATGACAAAGAACAAAAGCATGTTAATTCCGGAATCTCTTCTTGGGGGGCATTGACTGATGCTGGTTTTGTTTTAGTAAGAGATTTTTATAATAATGCATCTACAATGTTAAAGGGTAGAAATGCTGATGTACCAAAAAAACAAGGAGTTCTTTCTGTTCGTGCTGCATCTATGCTG GAAGCTGAGCGAGATTCCCCAAAAAAGTGGAGTCCTGTTATGGAGATGCAGTACAGAGGGGGGGTGTATAGAGGGCGATGCCAAGGAGGTCTTCCTGAAGGGAAG GGCCGTCTTATCCTTGGAGGTGGAAGCATATATGATGGTATGTGGCGTTATGGCAAGAGATCAGGTTTAGGTGCATTCTACTTTAGCAACGGAGATGTGTTTCAGGGGTCATGGAGGGATGATGTGATGCATGGCaag GGTTGGTTTTATTTCCACACTGGAGACCGATGGTTTGCAAACTTTTGGAAGGGAAAGGCCAATGGTGAAAGCCGTTTCTATTCAAAGTCTGGTGAAGTCTTTTTTGGTCAATTCCAAGATGGATGGCGACATGGCCACTTTCTTTGCATTGATGTTGATGGAGCAAG
- the LOC110673114 gene encoding protein ACCUMULATION AND REPLICATION OF CHLOROPLASTS 3, chloroplastic isoform X3, translated as MCNYKKEFLEKVASAGYGLDHVTAIDLLKTVRCRNGFAVSIFLRPFSFEGQRRQDEVKNLAGKLQDHTNFCIDIDTDTLLNKDLVTLDEALKSANSAVLLAINAISVLISETHQKLIGILHNSVKELKVSEVMKILESHKEAKIGFGAGNSIESSIIQALYDCPFMGAGIENLNGIIICIVASSGFIENEDVHTSLLTFRQTAAYMGKIIISTTHEPNLDHDMIVTTVVAVGCSEEQTPQRGSLLSRLAWHFPFVFKLLGRHGQQPDDIEGINGIDEHSEEHEMLPNSKCNDIYSSRSYGSEAKENEIGLLDGRSNSSDFYDQLAEETPALHREPPVSWNLGPGYQIAQEWARERTGATSVLDTLSIFRLPVGVRHPEESKEGLNISYAAELPELKTEGDDKEQKHVNSGISSWGALTDAGFVLVRDFYNNASTMLKGRNADVPKKQGVLSVRAASMLEAERDSPKKWSPVMEMQYRGGVYRGRCQGGLPEGKGRLILGGGSIYDGMWRYGKRSGLGAFYFSNGDVFQGSWRDDVMHGKGWFYFHTGDRWFANFWKGKANGESRFYSKSGEVFFGQFQDGWRHGHFLCIDVDGARCVETWDEGVLVSRKHLNYDSDAG; from the exons ATGTGCAATTACAAGAAAGAATTCCTGGAAAAG GTGGCTAGTGCTGGATATGGCTTGGATCATGTTACAGCAATCGATTTACTTAAAACAGTAAGATGTAGAAATGGATTTGCAGTTTCTATTTTCCTGAGGCCTTTCAGCTTTGAAGGACAAAGGCGCCAGGATGAG GTGAAAAATTTGGCAGGAAAGCTTCAAGATCATACAAATTTTTGCATTG ATATTGACACTGACACATTACTAAACAAGGATTTGGTCACTCTAGATGAGGCTTTGAAGTCTGCAAATAGTGCTGTTCTGTTGGCCATAAATGCCATCTCGGTTCTCATCTCA GAGACACACCAGAAGTTAATTGGTATACTACATAATAGCGTGAAAGAACTCAAAGTTTCAGAGGTTATGAAA ATTCTGGAAAGCCACAAAGAAGCAAAAATTGGATTTGGAGCTGGTAACAGCATTGAAAGTTCAATTATACAAGCTTTATATGACTGTCCTTTCATGGGTGCTGGTATTGAG AACTTAAATGGCATCATTATTTGCATCGTTGCAAGTTCAGGTTTCATTGAAAATGAAGATGTACATACCTCTTTGCTTACTTTTCGTCAAACTGCAGCATACATGGGGAAAATCATTATTTCTACAACTCATGAACCTAATCTGGATCATGACATGATAGTAACTACAGTTGTTGCTGTGGG CTGCAGTGAAGAGCAGACTCCACAGAGAGGTAGCTTGTTATCCAGACTGGCCTGGCATTTCCCTTTTGTTTTTAAACTTTTAGGGAGACACGGTCAACAACCTGATGATATTGAAGGAATCAATGGTATTGATGAACACTCTGAGGAACATGAGATGCTACCAAACAGCAAATGCAATGACATCTACAGTTCAAG GAGTTATGGTAGTGAAGCTAAAGAAAACGAGATTGGTTTATTAGATGGCAGGAGCAACTCTTCTGATTTTTATGACCAACTTGCTGAAG AAACTCCTGCCCTCCACAGGGAGCCACCTGTTAGTTGGAACTTGGGACCAGGATATCAGATTGCACAAGAGTGGGCCAGAGAAAGGACTGGAGCTACTTCTGTGCTTGATACCCTGAGCATCTTCCGCCTTCCAGTTGGTGTAAGGCATCCAGAAGAATCTAAAGAGGGTCTGAATATCTCATATGCTGCAGAACTCCCAGAGCTAAAAACTGAGGGTGATGACAAAGAACAAAAGCATGTTAATTCCGGAATCTCTTCTTGGGGGGCATTGACTGATGCTGGTTTTGTTTTAGTAAGAGATTTTTATAATAATGCATCTACAATGTTAAAGGGTAGAAATGCTGATGTACCAAAAAAACAAGGAGTTCTTTCTGTTCGTGCTGCATCTATGCTG GAAGCTGAGCGAGATTCCCCAAAAAAGTGGAGTCCTGTTATGGAGATGCAGTACAGAGGGGGGGTGTATAGAGGGCGATGCCAAGGAGGTCTTCCTGAAGGGAAG GGCCGTCTTATCCTTGGAGGTGGAAGCATATATGATGGTATGTGGCGTTATGGCAAGAGATCAGGTTTAGGTGCATTCTACTTTAGCAACGGAGATGTGTTTCAGGGGTCATGGAGGGATGATGTGATGCATGGCaag GGTTGGTTTTATTTCCACACTGGAGACCGATGGTTTGCAAACTTTTGGAAGGGAAAGGCCAATGGTGAAAGCCGTTTCTATTCAAAGTCTGGTGAAGTCTTTTTTGGTCAATTCCAAGATGGATGGCGACATGGCCACTTTCTTTGCATTGATGTTGATGGAGCAAG